A genomic stretch from Glaciecola nitratireducens FR1064 includes:
- a CDS encoding acyl-CoA carboxylase subunit beta: MTNSTEKSSKELQARLAKTQDHARLTQAEKRQAKGFNTARENIEKLCSGKLFREYGQVAVAAQRQRRNYEELQTETAADGVITGIAPINNECITLNPHANISSHDTVLIVNDYSVLAGTQGYFHHLKLDRIIEVALNKQLPIIMLTEGGGGRPGDTDITTINSGLQCTTFSRWAGLTGKVPRIAVNNGYCFAGNAALFGAADITIATASSFIGMAGPAMIEGGGLGKFNPTDIGPIDTQAKNGVVDIVVRDESHAIEIAKTCLGFFQGCHTDWEAPIDSALDCVLPDDRRYVYDMHKVISGIVDINSFVEIGKQYGSAIILGFARIEGKPIGLIASNCKVLGGAIDVDAAKKLNRFMKLCDLFAIPIVSLCDTPGFMVGPEHEKNGAVRYLSELFATGANLSIDFVAVVIRKCYGLGAQAMLAGSTSKPSYMLSWPTGEFGAMGLEGAIKLGFKKELEKQTEPTKRQALFDKLLAQQYEKGKALEVATVLEIDAVIEPRDTREIVLAALK; this comes from the coding sequence ATGACAAATAGTACTGAAAAATCTTCGAAAGAATTACAAGCAAGGCTTGCCAAAACGCAGGATCATGCTCGTTTAACGCAAGCAGAAAAGCGACAAGCGAAAGGGTTTAATACTGCGCGTGAAAACATTGAAAAGTTATGCTCTGGCAAATTGTTTCGAGAATATGGCCAAGTAGCTGTCGCAGCGCAACGCCAGCGCCGTAACTATGAAGAACTGCAAACAGAAACAGCCGCTGATGGTGTTATTACGGGTATTGCTCCTATTAATAATGAGTGTATTACGCTGAATCCGCACGCAAATATCAGCTCACATGACACCGTGCTTATCGTCAACGATTATTCTGTATTAGCAGGTACGCAAGGTTATTTTCATCATTTAAAGCTCGATCGAATAATTGAGGTGGCGCTGAATAAGCAACTTCCTATCATTATGTTGACAGAAGGCGGCGGAGGTCGTCCTGGTGATACCGACATAACGACTATCAATTCCGGTTTACAGTGCACTACCTTCAGCCGTTGGGCAGGTCTTACTGGCAAGGTCCCTCGTATCGCTGTCAACAATGGCTACTGTTTTGCTGGCAACGCTGCGCTGTTTGGCGCCGCTGATATCACGATCGCCACAGCATCGTCTTTTATTGGCATGGCGGGCCCCGCCATGATTGAGGGTGGTGGTTTGGGTAAGTTTAACCCAACAGACATCGGTCCAATTGATACACAGGCTAAAAACGGCGTGGTGGATATTGTTGTACGAGATGAAAGTCACGCAATTGAAATAGCAAAAACCTGCTTAGGTTTCTTCCAAGGTTGTCATACCGATTGGGAGGCTCCCATTGATAGCGCGCTCGATTGCGTTCTACCGGACGATAGACGCTATGTTTACGACATGCATAAGGTTATATCCGGCATCGTAGATATAAATTCCTTCGTAGAAATTGGAAAGCAGTATGGCTCCGCTATTATTCTGGGCTTTGCTAGAATTGAAGGCAAACCCATTGGATTAATTGCCAGTAACTGTAAAGTTCTAGGGGGAGCAATTGACGTGGATGCGGCGAAAAAATTGAATCGCTTTATGAAGTTATGCGATCTATTTGCTATTCCTATTGTTTCTTTGTGTGATACCCCTGGTTTTATGGTGGGGCCTGAGCATGAAAAAAATGGCGCCGTTCGGTATTTAAGTGAACTATTTGCAACGGGTGCCAATTTGTCGATTGATTTTGTCGCTGTTGTTATCCGTAAATGTTACGGCTTAGGCGCTCAAGCTATGCTGGCTGGTAGTACATCTAAGCCAAGCTACATGCTTTCATGGCCAACTGGCGAATTCGGTGCAATGGGGCTTGAAGGTGCCATTAAACTTGGTTTTAAAAAAGAGTTGGAAAAGCAAACAGAGCCTACTAAACGTCAAGCACTGTTCGATAAACTGCTTGCTCAGCAGTACGAAAAAGGGAAGGCGCTCGAAGTGGCTACAGTGCTGGAGATTGATGCGGTAATTGAGCCGCGGGACACTCGAGAAATAGTGCTTGCAGCCCTTAAGTAA
- a CDS encoding ABC transporter ATP-binding protein has translation MIETKSVIKKVNTSEGELQILQPISFTVKPGESVAIIGASGSGKSTLLGLLAGLDEVSGGHIMIDGEALHAMDEEQRARLRGEKVGFIFQSFMLVQSLTALENVMLPAEIAGLSDPKKRAQKILDQVGLDHRANHFPNQLSGGEQQRVAIARAFITNPKILFADEPTGNLDSTNSLKVENLLFDLNKESNTTLVLVTHDDELAQRCQRQLRMHAGELTEQTQPLKVVSGE, from the coding sequence ATGATTGAAACGAAAAGTGTGATAAAGAAAGTGAATACGAGTGAAGGCGAGTTACAGATCCTTCAACCCATCAGCTTTACAGTAAAACCAGGTGAATCTGTCGCCATTATAGGCGCATCGGGTTCAGGTAAGTCAACTCTTCTTGGTTTGTTAGCAGGTTTAGACGAAGTGTCTGGTGGACATATTATGATAGATGGCGAAGCACTGCATGCAATGGATGAAGAGCAGCGCGCTCGACTTCGTGGTGAAAAAGTTGGCTTTATTTTTCAGAGTTTTATGCTGGTGCAGAGTTTAACAGCACTCGAGAACGTCATGCTACCTGCCGAAATTGCAGGACTCTCAGATCCTAAGAAGCGGGCTCAAAAAATCCTCGATCAGGTAGGTCTTGATCATCGAGCCAACCACTTCCCCAATCAATTATCGGGAGGTGAGCAGCAGCGTGTAGCCATCGCTAGAGCATTTATAACGAACCCAAAGATTTTATTTGCCGACGAGCCGACAGGAAACCTTGATTCTACCAATTCGCTGAAAGTAGAAAATCTGTTGTTTGATTTAAACAAAGAATCCAACACGACTTTAGTTTTGGTAACCCACGACGATGAACTTGCGCAACGTTGTCAACGTCAGTTGCGCATGCACGCCGGTGAACTTACTGAGCAAACTCAGCCGCTTAAAGTTGTTTCTGGAGAGTAG
- a CDS encoding NADH-quinone oxidoreductase subunit L: MWLTSTLLVSIPLSLSAAGWWVGRQQSNNNGQSLFRLSLVLLAVFTSVLLSKLLLTSSSDEHDLISHANLNLLMLGLVLFMAVILIAFSRNYMAGQAQKNKYWCWLLNTLAAVSLVVISNHLLLFWLGWLSISLALHKLLTYYPDRPRAILAAHKKFLLARTAELSLLLAIALLYQQHQTFYISELITYFNLVAQEPSLSLAISEQIAAVLIAITALIKCAQLPVHGWLIQVVEAPTPVSALLHAGVINLGGFLLILFAPLFIQVPFAQWLVLIVAGLTTCICALVMSTRISLKVRLAWSTSAQMGLMLVECALGLFELALLHLLAHSAYKAYAFLNSGSAVLQHLQERLAPANAPSLSNSLVSFVVASLLVGVPLYLIDYQGVVSVWVLLILALSVLIAHRHSRNSRAALLPFVLLSAALLIAYSLMKTVFIMLLPIDSNLSLGAFSPADLWVIGLVISLFTISWLLRFKADHPSVQRLSISLFAGLYLDEWLTRLTLKIWPVKLPVRVNAKKLDMPAAHSVKEI, encoded by the coding sequence ATGTGGTTAACTTCAACTTTATTAGTCAGTATCCCTTTGAGTCTATCCGCTGCCGGTTGGTGGGTGGGACGGCAACAGAGCAACAACAATGGCCAATCTTTATTTCGCTTAAGTTTAGTTTTGCTGGCAGTCTTTACTTCAGTTTTGCTAAGCAAACTGCTGCTAACATCCTCTTCTGATGAACATGATTTGATTAGTCATGCCAATCTCAATTTACTAATGCTTGGCTTAGTCTTGTTTATGGCAGTGATACTCATCGCGTTTTCGCGCAATTATATGGCGGGGCAAGCACAAAAAAACAAGTATTGGTGCTGGTTATTAAATACGCTTGCCGCTGTATCTCTGGTCGTGATAAGTAATCATCTATTACTGTTCTGGTTGGGATGGTTAAGTATCAGCTTAGCACTTCATAAACTACTGACTTATTATCCCGATCGTCCACGAGCCATATTAGCCGCTCACAAAAAGTTCTTATTGGCTCGTACTGCCGAATTATCCCTTCTCCTAGCGATTGCTTTGTTATATCAGCAACACCAGACTTTTTATATTAGCGAACTTATTACTTATTTTAACCTTGTTGCTCAGGAGCCGAGTTTGTCATTGGCTATTAGCGAACAAATAGCCGCAGTGTTAATTGCTATTACCGCCCTTATTAAGTGTGCCCAACTGCCGGTTCATGGTTGGCTAATCCAAGTGGTCGAGGCCCCTACCCCAGTCAGCGCTTTATTGCACGCTGGCGTCATAAACTTGGGGGGCTTTTTATTAATTTTGTTTGCCCCGCTGTTTATTCAAGTGCCATTCGCTCAATGGTTAGTGTTAATTGTAGCAGGCTTAACTACCTGCATATGTGCATTGGTTATGAGTACTAGAATTAGTCTTAAAGTCCGCTTAGCTTGGTCCACAAGCGCACAAATGGGCTTAATGTTAGTCGAATGTGCCTTGGGTTTATTTGAGTTAGCGCTTTTACATCTATTAGCTCATTCTGCCTATAAAGCTTATGCTTTTCTTAATTCTGGCAGCGCTGTGCTCCAGCATTTGCAAGAGCGTTTAGCACCAGCAAATGCCCCATCATTAAGTAATAGTTTAGTGAGTTTTGTGGTAGCTAGCTTACTAGTTGGCGTTCCCTTGTACTTAATCGATTATCAAGGGGTAGTCAGCGTTTGGGTATTATTAATATTAGCCTTAAGTGTCTTGATAGCCCATCGACATAGCAGGAATAGTCGAGCTGCACTGCTCCCCTTTGTTTTATTATCTGCGGCTTTACTCATCGCTTACAGCCTAATGAAAACCGTGTTCATAATGCTGTTACCCATTGACAGTAATTTAAGCCTAGGAGCATTTAGTCCTGCGGATCTGTGGGTTATAGGGTTGGTCATAAGTTTGTTCACCATAAGTTGGTTATTGCGCTTTAAAGCCGATCACCCCTCTGTCCAACGTCTATCGATTAGCCTTTTTGCGGGACTATATTTAGACGAATGGTTAACCCGATTGACCCTAAAAATTTGGCCGGTAAAACTACCTGTCAGAGTTAATGCTAAAAAATTAGATATGCCTGCAGCTCATTCAGTTAAGGAGATTTAA
- a CDS encoding LysR family transcriptional regulator: MARLNYHHLYYFWRVALTGNLTQAARELHISQSALSAQIKQLEHNMNVTLFERAGRTLVLNDTGRRVLAYADDIYSTGEELESFLKKGIFTQTQHLSIGVLTTLSRNFVESFISPLLANPKVSFSLTTKGMSDLLVGLSNHELDLVLTNRPVSAEGQNTQWQTSLVSRQPLAIVGPKTKKKIDAFPEGYEKARWVLPGKSTEIRNAFNLLCAQWQYQPDIQAEADDMAMLRLLARDSGAFAVLPPVVVKDEIDQGLLVVYQELPNAYENFYAITAQRKFMPDSLVELLQKTEPVQKTS, from the coding sequence GTGGCTCGACTTAATTATCATCACCTATATTACTTTTGGCGTGTTGCCCTTACAGGTAATTTGACGCAAGCCGCGCGTGAGCTGCATATTTCGCAATCTGCTCTATCTGCGCAAATAAAGCAGCTAGAACACAATATGAATGTCACATTATTTGAGCGAGCAGGGCGGACACTCGTGTTAAATGATACAGGAAGGCGAGTTTTGGCCTATGCCGATGATATTTATTCTACTGGTGAAGAGCTAGAGTCATTCTTAAAAAAAGGGATATTTACGCAAACCCAACATTTGTCTATTGGCGTCTTAACCACCTTATCCAGAAATTTTGTGGAAAGTTTTATTAGTCCTTTATTAGCTAATCCTAAAGTGAGTTTTTCGTTGACCACTAAAGGCATGAGTGATTTATTAGTGGGGCTGAGTAACCACGAACTAGATCTGGTGTTAACCAACCGGCCAGTTAGCGCAGAGGGGCAAAATACACAGTGGCAAACGTCTTTAGTTTCACGGCAACCTTTAGCGATTGTTGGCCCGAAAACCAAGAAAAAGATTGACGCGTTTCCTGAGGGATACGAAAAAGCGCGTTGGGTGTTGCCCGGGAAATCTACGGAAATACGTAACGCGTTTAATTTATTATGTGCTCAGTGGCAATACCAACCCGATATTCAAGCTGAAGCAGACGATATGGCGATGTTACGACTATTAGCGCGTGATAGCGGGGCTTTTGCAGTTTTACCGCCTGTTGTAGTGAAAGATGAAATTGATCAAGGACTACTTGTCGTCTATCAAGAATTACCAAACGCTTATGAAAACTTTTATGCCATTACCGCACAACGTAAATTCATGCCTGATAGTTTGGTTGAACTCTTGCAGAAAACTGAACCAGTACAAAAAACGTCATGA
- a CDS encoding arylesterase — MFSFSNSVKINSIKRTKNQSLVNVWGSTVSYHNVIASKMIRAVLLVCLLFPFYSYSDQQELQEHKLLVLGDSLSAAYGLTQQQGWVYLLQNAWESEDKSIAVVNGAISGDTTDGGLSRLPRLLDLHKPTHLLIELGGNDALQGHNPSKIRVNIEKMVQLAKQNNVEVMLQEMQIPTNYGRRYTEMFTQVFKDVARENDIPLIPFFLEEIALNKELMQNDGIHPTAEAQPMITALLKPQLEAFILN; from the coding sequence GTGTTTTCTTTTTCAAATTCCGTAAAAATTAATTCTATAAAGCGCACAAAAAATCAGTCGCTAGTTAATGTATGGGGCTCAACTGTCTCATATCACAACGTGATTGCATCAAAAATGATCCGCGCCGTACTACTTGTATGTCTTTTATTCCCTTTTTATAGCTATTCAGATCAGCAAGAATTACAAGAACACAAGCTGTTGGTGCTTGGAGATAGCTTAAGTGCAGCATATGGACTAACACAACAGCAAGGTTGGGTTTATTTGTTACAAAATGCATGGGAAAGCGAGGACAAATCAATTGCTGTCGTTAATGGCGCAATAAGCGGTGACACTACTGACGGCGGATTATCACGCCTACCACGACTATTGGACCTGCACAAACCAACTCACTTATTAATTGAATTGGGTGGGAACGACGCCTTGCAGGGGCATAACCCAAGTAAAATAAGAGTCAATATTGAGAAAATGGTTCAATTAGCAAAACAAAATAATGTTGAAGTGATGCTACAAGAAATGCAAATACCGACAAACTACGGAAGAAGGTACACAGAAATGTTTACGCAGGTGTTCAAGGATGTTGCTCGAGAAAATGACATTCCTTTGATTCCGTTTTTTTTAGAAGAGATTGCTCTGAATAAAGAGCTAATGCAAAACGACGGCATTCATCCTACTGCAGAAGCACAACCGATGATAACGGCTTTACTGAAGCCTCAGTTGGAAGCCTTTATCTTAAATTAA
- a CDS encoding helix-turn-helix transcriptional regulator, whose translation MASANKINSRVRECRFFANEMTQQELAERVGVTRQTIMAIEKGKYSPSLEVAFKIALVFNKPLEDVFTYEPNVE comes from the coding sequence ATGGCTTCGGCGAATAAAATTAATAGTAGGGTTCGCGAGTGTCGTTTCTTTGCGAATGAAATGACACAACAAGAATTGGCTGAACGCGTAGGGGTGACTCGTCAAACTATCATGGCAATAGAAAAAGGAAAATACAGCCCTTCACTTGAAGTCGCATTTAAAATTGCATTAGTGTTTAATAAACCTTTAGAAGATGTGTTCACTTATGAACCTAATGTTGAATAA
- a CDS encoding S9 family peptidase: MYLSKRFKLSCSSMVLIFAMSACSPQKPLSEQTNASEKMSTAPSGVMLTNEMLYQDYEYRAERPGAIRWDKEGSKFTALETAEGFEDAELEKDQNGDDIKVYEEIVQYDPATLERSILISLAQLTPAGSDKALVVDDYQWSKDQSQLLIYTNAEYVWRDKTRGEYWVLNIEDGALSKLGENSYQTSQMMFGKFSPDSKKFAYVYLNNIYVQDLQSKAITALTNDASDNTINGLFDWAYEEEFSIQDGFRWGPDSQRIAYWQLDTSAAQDFYIINNTDTLYPTITAIPYPKVGEENSAARIGVVSIANSETRWIELPGIAKDMYVPRMSWVQGQNQVLIQQMNRKQDNNTIFYADVNTGDIEKVFIEQEETYIEYLEDPIWLKNSDEFLWLSERNGWKHIYKVARDGKSMLDLTPGDFDVTEFVSKDEANNWLYFIASPKNPTQRYLYRTNLDGSSDMTRITPDALSGTNSYDVSADSKWAIHTHSSFLQPPVYTLISLPDHKAHNVLEDNAELVEKIAQLAKGDYEFYSVNSQDGLSLDGYIMRPPNMDTSKKHPIINFVYGEPAAQIVRDMWLRNTMWHMMMTQQGFIVSSVDNRGTPSPKGRDWRRSVYGNIGPLGARDQSDALQEICKKWPYIDCNRAGVWGHSGGGSMTLNLLFRYPEQFHVGVSRAPVPDQRLYDSIYQERYSGLIEDYEANYIEASPITHAKNLQGKLLLVHGTGDDNVHYQGAERLINELVKHNRQFDFMAYPNRRHGIVEGDGTSLHLHTMQSNYFIEHLKNK, translated from the coding sequence ATGTATTTATCCAAACGGTTTAAATTGTCCTGTAGCTCCATGGTACTCATATTTGCGATGAGTGCATGTTCCCCTCAAAAACCATTATCTGAGCAAACTAACGCGAGTGAAAAAATGTCTACTGCACCATCCGGAGTTATGCTAACAAATGAAATGCTTTATCAAGACTATGAATATAGAGCAGAGCGACCAGGTGCTATCCGCTGGGATAAAGAAGGCTCAAAATTTACCGCACTGGAAACAGCCGAGGGTTTTGAAGATGCTGAGCTTGAAAAAGACCAAAATGGCGACGACATTAAAGTTTATGAAGAAATTGTCCAATATGATCCTGCCACATTAGAACGCAGCATTTTAATTAGCCTCGCTCAGTTAACGCCAGCGGGCAGCGATAAAGCGTTGGTGGTGGACGATTACCAATGGTCAAAAGACCAAAGCCAATTATTAATATATACCAATGCTGAATACGTTTGGCGAGACAAAACCCGTGGCGAATACTGGGTGCTAAATATAGAAGATGGCGCACTATCGAAGCTTGGCGAAAATAGTTATCAAACAAGTCAAATGATGTTTGGTAAGTTCTCCCCCGACAGCAAAAAGTTTGCTTATGTCTACCTCAATAATATTTATGTGCAAGATTTACAAAGCAAAGCCATTACCGCACTGACTAACGACGCATCTGATAACACCATTAACGGCTTATTCGACTGGGCCTATGAAGAAGAATTCAGTATCCAGGATGGTTTTCGATGGGGCCCAGACAGCCAACGCATCGCTTACTGGCAGCTTGATACCAGCGCCGCGCAAGATTTCTATATTATAAACAACACTGATACGCTTTATCCCACCATTACCGCTATTCCCTATCCAAAAGTGGGGGAAGAAAATTCTGCGGCACGCATTGGTGTTGTGTCTATTGCCAATTCAGAAACACGTTGGATTGAGCTGCCGGGCATCGCTAAAGATATGTATGTGCCGCGAATGAGCTGGGTGCAAGGCCAAAATCAGGTGCTGATCCAGCAGATGAACCGCAAACAAGACAACAATACGATTTTTTATGCAGACGTGAACACCGGCGATATTGAGAAAGTATTTATTGAGCAGGAAGAGACTTACATCGAATATCTAGAGGACCCTATTTGGCTTAAAAATTCAGATGAGTTTTTATGGCTGAGTGAGCGTAATGGCTGGAAGCACATTTATAAAGTTGCTCGTGACGGCAAAAGCATGCTTGATCTAACTCCAGGTGACTTTGATGTAACCGAGTTTGTGTCAAAGGATGAGGCGAATAACTGGCTGTATTTTATTGCCTCACCCAAAAATCCGACACAGCGCTATTTATACAGAACGAACTTAGATGGCAGCAGTGACATGACGCGTATCACTCCCGACGCATTGAGCGGCACTAATAGCTACGATGTATCAGCGGATTCAAAATGGGCAATTCATACGCACTCTAGTTTTTTACAACCACCTGTTTATACACTGATTTCATTGCCTGATCACAAAGCGCATAACGTACTTGAGGACAACGCAGAGCTGGTTGAAAAGATTGCGCAACTTGCCAAGGGCGATTATGAATTTTATAGCGTGAATAGCCAAGATGGCCTAAGTTTGGACGGTTATATCATGCGTCCGCCTAATATGGACACGAGCAAAAAACACCCCATTATTAACTTTGTTTATGGTGAGCCGGCCGCCCAGATAGTGCGTGATATGTGGCTTCGAAATACAATGTGGCACATGATGATGACCCAACAGGGCTTTATTGTTAGCTCGGTTGACAATCGCGGTACACCTTCGCCAAAAGGTAGAGACTGGCGCCGCTCTGTATACGGCAATATTGGCCCACTTGGTGCGCGCGATCAATCTGACGCGTTGCAAGAAATTTGCAAAAAATGGCCTTATATCGACTGCAATAGAGCTGGAGTGTGGGGACATTCTGGTGGCGGCTCTATGACACTGAATTTGCTATTTCGCTATCCTGAGCAATTCCATGTGGGTGTCTCACGGGCGCCCGTGCCTGATCAGCGACTCTATGACTCTATTTACCAAGAGCGCTACTCCGGATTGATCGAAGATTATGAAGCAAACTATATTGAAGCATCGCCCATAACCCATGCTAAGAATCTGCAGGGCAAGTTGTTGCTTGTGCACGGCACCGGAGACGACAATGTGCATTACCAAGGCGCAGAAAGACTTATCAATGAGCTAGTTAAACATAATCGCCAGTTTGATTTTATGGCATACCCTAATCGTCGACATGGGATCGTCGAAGGAGACGGTACCTCTTTGCATCTGCACACTATGCAAAGTAATTATTTCATTGAGCACTTAAAGAATAAGTGA
- a CDS encoding DUF2309 domain-containing protein, whose translation MSSALKKTDSYIVSEQQKSQLLKACSKIAPTWPLDQMIAVNPFWQMRDEPIEKVSAKLSALANSELVMPKHYFSERFQNGDISAEALQQSALEYGSSLSNKALEQYLLEDNATANWHNIADLLDNQRDQHKMAWRDEITHQISQFCAAHYQRIRPVLGKQHSTMQPDLYAHWLTVTRQDRGISIIMDEPGLHRYFKHLPEDPEALFSLAIETLEIDDTLLEPYAHALLLDINGWASWVAYVSWQGELYAQPHDDMMQFLAIRLAWELVIWQYLKAHHPESFVQLSDMWLTEKAQLPTLFAKHEEEQKPLWIWSKALELSYQKQLNQQLINSPKLATEQAKLQAAFCIDVRSEVMRRALEKQDPHIQTLGFAGFFGLPLEYQPQASSLARPQLPGLLKPVIRVTEVNAKDNQQTQLNKQARWQNWSQAAPSAFSMVETMGWLYVFKLLKNSFSGQADAHPVNNLSHQNNWLLTKDKQILTVKDKAELAIGILHAMGLTEFAPEVLLVGHGSHSTNNLQAAGLDCGACGGQTGEVNVRVLAQLLNDQEVRDTLASLGTTIPQHTKFIAALHNTTTDHIEYFDKSLSQSSQEWLQAAKSVAQRERISAIDPNLQHATDKQIDDALVERSKDWSQVRPEWGLANNAAFIVAPRHWTKQINLQGRSFLHDYQWQKDKDFAVLELIMTAPMVVTNWINMQYNASVTDNLKYGCGNKVLHNAVGGHIGVFEGNGGDLRIGLAMQSLHDGEKWMHQPQRLAVYLAAPREPIEQICKKHQHVCQLIDNQWLYLMRWTDDGTIERFYQGQWLQQLD comes from the coding sequence ATGTCCAGCGCACTCAAAAAAACCGATAGCTATATTGTGTCAGAGCAGCAAAAAAGCCAACTTTTAAAGGCGTGTAGCAAAATCGCGCCTACTTGGCCACTTGATCAAATGATTGCCGTCAACCCCTTTTGGCAAATGCGCGACGAGCCTATCGAAAAGGTATCAGCAAAACTCTCTGCACTGGCGAATAGTGAACTAGTAATGCCTAAACATTATTTTTCTGAGCGTTTTCAAAACGGAGACATTAGTGCTGAAGCTCTGCAACAATCAGCATTAGAATATGGTAGTAGTCTTTCAAATAAAGCTTTAGAACAATATCTGCTTGAGGATAACGCAACTGCAAATTGGCACAATATCGCTGATTTATTAGACAACCAGCGTGACCAGCACAAAATGGCATGGCGAGATGAAATCACTCATCAAATTAGTCAATTTTGTGCAGCACACTACCAGCGCATACGCCCAGTGCTAGGCAAACAACACAGCACGATGCAACCTGATTTATATGCTCACTGGTTAACGGTGACTCGACAAGATAGAGGGATCAGTATCATTATGGATGAACCTGGCTTACATAGGTATTTTAAGCATCTGCCGGAAGATCCTGAGGCCTTGTTCAGCTTGGCAATTGAAACCCTAGAGATTGACGATACGCTACTTGAGCCCTATGCTCACGCGTTACTGCTTGATATCAATGGTTGGGCATCATGGGTCGCCTATGTTAGTTGGCAAGGTGAGCTTTATGCTCAGCCACACGATGATATGATGCAATTTTTGGCGATTCGTTTAGCGTGGGAGCTCGTCATTTGGCAATATTTAAAAGCGCATCATCCAGAGAGTTTTGTTCAATTAAGTGACATGTGGTTAACGGAAAAAGCTCAGTTGCCCACCCTGTTTGCTAAACATGAAGAAGAGCAGAAACCGCTGTGGATTTGGTCTAAAGCTTTAGAATTAAGCTATCAAAAACAACTAAATCAACAATTGATAAACAGCCCAAAACTCGCTACTGAACAAGCTAAATTACAAGCGGCGTTTTGTATTGACGTGCGCTCCGAGGTGATGCGCCGAGCATTAGAAAAACAAGACCCGCATATACAAACGCTAGGCTTTGCCGGCTTCTTTGGCTTACCCCTAGAATATCAGCCCCAAGCTAGCTCACTTGCGAGACCGCAATTACCAGGACTACTCAAACCCGTCATTCGAGTGACGGAGGTCAATGCTAAAGATAATCAACAGACTCAATTAAATAAACAAGCTCGCTGGCAAAATTGGTCGCAGGCAGCTCCGTCAGCGTTCTCTATGGTAGAAACCATGGGTTGGTTATATGTATTTAAATTGCTCAAGAACTCGTTTTCCGGTCAAGCAGATGCACATCCAGTGAACAACCTGAGTCATCAAAATAATTGGCTCCTTACAAAAGATAAGCAAATTCTCACTGTTAAAGACAAGGCCGAGTTGGCGATAGGTATTTTGCACGCTATGGGGCTAACTGAATTTGCCCCTGAAGTGTTATTAGTAGGTCACGGCAGCCACAGCACCAATAATTTACAAGCAGCAGGCTTGGATTGTGGTGCCTGCGGTGGACAAACAGGAGAAGTCAATGTTCGGGTGTTAGCACAATTACTCAACGACCAAGAGGTCCGTGACACACTTGCAAGTCTCGGCACTACTATTCCACAGCACACCAAGTTTATTGCAGCACTGCACAATACCACAACAGATCATATTGAATATTTTGATAAGTCGCTGAGTCAAAGCAGTCAAGAGTGGTTGCAAGCGGCTAAATCAGTGGCACAGAGAGAGCGTATCAGCGCTATTGACCCAAACTTACAGCATGCGACTGACAAACAAATTGACGACGCACTAGTCGAACGTAGCAAAGATTGGTCTCAAGTTCGTCCCGAATGGGGGCTAGCCAATAATGCCGCCTTTATCGTGGCGCCTCGTCACTGGACTAAGCAGATAAACTTGCAAGGTCGCAGCTTTTTACACGACTACCAATGGCAAAAGGATAAAGACTTTGCTGTTTTAGAGTTGATTATGACTGCACCCATGGTGGTGACAAATTGGATCAACATGCAATACAACGCCTCGGTCACTGATAATTTAAAATACGGCTGCGGCAACAAGGTTTTGCATAACGCGGTAGGCGGTCACATAGGTGTGTTTGAGGGTAACGGTGGCGATTTGCGTATTGGACTTGCTATGCAGTCATTGCACGATGGTGAAAAATGGATGCACCAACCACAGCGATTAGCCGTTTATCTGGCAGCGCCCAGAGAGCCCATAGAGCAAATTTGTAAAAAGCATCAACACGTGTGTCAACTCATTGATAATCAATGGCTATATTTGATGCGCTGGACAGATGACGGGACAATTGAGCGGTTCTATCAAGGGCAGTGGTTGCAACAATTAGACTAG